One region of Zingiber officinale cultivar Zhangliang chromosome 7B, Zo_v1.1, whole genome shotgun sequence genomic DNA includes:
- the LOC122003719 gene encoding protein RETICULATA-RELATED 1, chloroplastic-like — protein MTCNGIIVWSLAPCRSYGNTFRFDLENTIQKLPNNIFENSYPMREFDLQKRIYSFFYKAAEFSLLGLAAGTIQGAITKDFAAKKEGRLSVTIPSASSNALGYGAF, from the exons ATGACTTGTAATGGAATAATTGTTTGGTCCCTTGCACCTTGTCGTTCATATGGGAATACATTCCGCTTTGACTTGGAAAATACAATTCAGAAACTTCCCAATAATATTTTTGAGAATAGCTATCCTATGAGAGAATTTGACTTGCAGAAGAGAATTTACTCTTTCTTCTACAAAGCAGCAGAATTTTCTTTACTGGGACTAGCTGCAGGGACAATTCAAGGTGCTATAACAAAAGATTTTGCTGCCAAGAAGGAGGGAAG GTTATCAGTGACAATTCCTTCTGCAAGTAGCAATGCTCTTGGTTATGGTGCTTTTTAG